The DNA window GACCGAACCACATCTGACCATAAAGAAGGCCCCCCAGGACAGATGGGGGGGGTTGTCAACCTTTCAGTCACACGTGGACCGGCAGAGTCCTGTTGTGAGCTGCTAGTTCCTGGTTTGGTctctgctggttcctggttTGGTCTCTACTGGTTCCTGGTTCGGTctctgctggttcctggtttggtctctgctggttcctggttTGGTCTCTGCTGGTTCCTGGGAGACGCCTGTTGGACGCCGTGTCCCTGTCTGAACTGATGTCTGACGGACGGTTCTTCTTCCTGTCCTTATTCCATCACTCGTCTTTTATTTCTGAATGTTTCTTGGTCCTTTGTCTCTTTCCTATGTGTGAAAAAGCCTTTTCAAGGACAGATGCCGGCTCTGAAAATGTTTTTACGGCTCTATTTTCTTTCATCTGCGAGTGTCTGACGTTAGCAGCGACGTCTCTGGAGCCGTTGGAACAGAAGCGCTTCCTGGCACAAACAGGCTGCGACAGCAGCAGACGACAGGGAACAGATGGCGGCAGCGAGGCGCTCGCCGGGCGTAGCGCCGTCATCTTCCAGAACAGGAACCCAAAACCAGCCGGCGTGTGGATGACGGCTGATGTCATCGGACGGTGCCGCTCGCCACACCATGAACCACAGCAGGACGGAGCCAGGCCCTGCTCGggctttcttcctgttaaaggcagTTTTCCGGGGTCAGGCTCGGTTTCTGGAGAGGACTTACAGTGACCCCTGCAGGCGAGGGGCAGAACAGCGCCTAGCGCCTGGCTAAGTTAGCTTTATGAGTCAGAAGCCATTTTAAAACGAAGCTAATTGAACTCAGATTTCATCAGAATTCCTAAATCCGCGCCAGGACACTTGTCTTCCTCCTTTCGCCATTCCTGCTGTCACATGACAATTTCTGTGACGCCGCCACAGAAATGTGAGGTTCCTGATGTTTTCCTGAATTCCAACGCGTGTGTTGGGACCCTGAAGGCAGCGTTTCACACCTGCTGACTTGTTAATGAGATTctggtgtttctgctgctcagcaCATCAGACTCAGACGTCTCTGCGCTCTTATTACCAACAACAAAACCTGCACGTCGACATTTTCCTTCTCAGCGGCCTCAGATTCTTCAGCGGCGCAGAAGTTGCGAGCGGTGGAGGAACGTGTCAGATCGTCCCCTCGGGCTACGACTGCTCCGACTCCAGATTCTGCTGCGAAGCCACATAAACAGCTGACTAATTCATGAGGATTCGTTACAGCCATCAAACATTCATGTTCCCCAATCCTCTAAAAAATGggagcagagagaaggaggaggaaaagaggaagaatggTGCCTGCAGGGCGTGATCCATAATGAGACTGAGAGCAGGTGACTCAGAGCTCCAGGGACCAGAACCAGAGGACCAGAACCATTTACAACAGATTATAGGACGGTCACTGATGTCCtgacgggggagggggacaCACCTGGGTGCTCCAAGGTTCTTTTATGGACCTAATATGTGCTGGGAGAGGTTAAATGGGTGTTtaacgtgcgtgtgtgtgtgtgtgtgtgtgtgtgtgtgtgtgtgtgtgtgtgtgtgtgtgtgagacactaCATACATGTTCCCTGGCTACTTCCTGAGGCTGCTTCTCATTCTTGGATCAAAGGAGAGAAGAATTGTGTTGTCAGTCCCAAACTGCCATTGATGGTTCGTCGTTCCGATGTAAACATGCATCCAACAGGAGACTTTGGTGTTTTGATGGGGAAGAAGATGGATGAAGAGTTTATCCAGAGAAAATGGTGACGCTATTGTTGCTAATACAGCACAGAGCTAAGATCAAAGAGGGGAATCACAGGGTCCCATTCAAGCTCAGAACCAGCAGGTAGGACGGGTGGAGCAGGCAGGGACCGTGTCCCAGGGACCGTGTCCAAGGGCCCTGTAGGACAGGTGGAGCAGGCAGGGACCGTGTCCCAGGGACCGTGTCCAAGGGCCCTGTAGGACAGGTGGAGCAGGCAGGGACCGTGTCCTAGTGCCCTGTGGGACAGGTGGAGCAGGCAGAGACTGTGTCCCAGGGGCTGTGTCCTTGGGCCCTGTAGGACATGTGGAGCAGGCAGGGACCGTGTCCCAGGGACCCTGTCCTAGTGCCCTGTGGGACATGTGGAGCAGGCAGGGACCGTGTCCCAGGGACTGTGTCCTAGTGCCCTGTAGGACAGGTGGAGCAGGCAGGGACCGTGTCCCAGGGACCGTGTCCAAGGGCCCTGTAGGACAGGTGGAGCAGGCAGAGACTGTGTCCCAGGGACCGTGTCCAAGGGCCCTGTAGGACATGTGGAGCAGGCAGAGACCGTGTCCCAGGGACCGTGTCCCAGTGCCCTGTGGGACATGTGGAGGAGATATTCTGCtgtatttaaactgtttttgtttaataaacCTGAGGAAATATTTAGTTTAATATTCaactaaatatttaatatttcgTTTAATATTTAGAGCTTTTAGAAATTTTGTTGTCAAGTACAAGGAGCTGAAccgtctatctatctatccatctgtctatctatctatctatctatctatctatccatctgtcTATCTTGGTTATGTGGCGACACCTGCTGGCCGGGAGGTGAAGTACACCAGGAGCTCCGCAGCCCTTTAGCTTGTGTTTTTAGCTTCTGCTGCCGATAAAGCTGCTCAACGCGGAAAAGACACCAAATCCAGGTTTGTCACCTCGCCAGCAGACGTGCGCGTTGTTTGTGATCGGGATGTGCTGGAATTCCACATTAAAACAGCTCGTTAGAACTTTTCCAGCCGCAACTTTGCTTCCCAGCTAACCGCTAGTTTCGCTAGTTTACGAAGGACACCCAGTGACGCATTTAACGGTGCTTTAAACTCTTTATTTTTAGGGTTTATAGATCAACTGTTGATCCGGACCGAGTCGTCCTAAACGTAGTGATTTATTTCGCCTTATTGATCAAATAATTTGTTGATTAATCGACGTAACTGAAAGTAAAGATGAACCCGACAGCAGCCCAATAATTTGTGGCTAATTTGCCTGTAGAATCTCCAGATTAATAATCTGCGGGGCCTTTTCCAGCGTTCCCGTGTTAGTTAGGTGATGTTAGGATTGAagctcctctctgcccctcagAGGGTCCCTGGATGCTGCTCCTGTCCCCATGGACCCCGGTGGGAAGCCCTCCACGGCTCAGATGCTGGTCCTGGCCTCCAGCTCGGCCCTGACCGCCTTATTCTACAGCATCTACCGGAAACGAGCCACGACCGTGGCCAGGTTAAAGGTCAGCCTCCACTCCAGCGGCTTCTGACGCTGCTGTCACGTCCTCTCGTGTCATTAATCTGCTCGTGGGTCCTGCAGGAAGCCAAGAAGGTTTCCATCGACCAGGATCTGAAAGCTTTGCTGTGCGAGGCCCCCGGACGATGTGTCCCCTACGCCGTGGTGGAAGGTGAAGGAGCCGCCCGCTGCAGGTGCTGTGTGCCCGACGCCCTCTGACCcctgtctggctgctgcaggtgtggtgAGGTCAGTGAAGGAAACGCTCAACAGCCAGTTTGTGGAGAACTGCAGAGGGGTGGTGGAGCGGCTGacgctgaaggaggagaagatggtgtGGAACCGCACCACGCACATCTGGTAACGCTCACGCACGCGTTTTAATTGGCTCCAGCAGCGACGTCCTCCCCGTAGTTgagaaaaccctcaaaaaacGGATGTTTGCAGGAACAGCACGGAGAAAATCATCCACCAGCGCACCAACACGGTCCCGTTTGTCCTGGCATCGCACGATGATGACGTCACCGCCTCCGTCCGCGTGCTCCGCCCCCTGGAGGCCTCGGAGCTGGATCTGGAGACCACGTACGAGAACTTCCACCCCTCGGCCCAGTCCCTGTCCAGCGCCATCGGCCACTTCCTGAGCGGCGAGCGGCCCAAAGGCATCCACGAGAGACGAGGAGATGCTGCGCGCGTGGGCGACAGCGTGACGGGCGTCGGCGAGCTGGTCCTCGACAACAACCTGGTCAAGCTGCAGCCGCCCAAACAGGGCCTGTGCTACTTCCTGACCCGGCTGGACTACGACGGCCTCCTGCGGAAGCAGAGCGGCAGCCTGAGGCTGTGGCAGGTCCTCACCGCCCTGGTGGGCGTGGCCGCCTGCTCCACGCTGCTCTACATCCTGTGGCGGCGCTACCGGCACCACCGGCGCAGCAGGAAggagcgcctcctgctggaggcCTTCGCCcggcgagcagcagcagccggtgcGGGAGCTCGACGTGGACGAGAGCCGCCTGGCGcccaacatctgcagcatctgcctgAGCCGCCCGCGCTCCTGCGTCTTCCTGGAGTGCGGCCACGTGTGCGCCTGCGTCCGCTGCTGCGACGCCCTGCCGGCGCCCAAGCTCTGCCCCATCTGCAGGGCGCCCATCGACCGGGTGGTGACGCTGTACAACAGCTGAGGcgccgttgttgttgttgttgtttgttcttaAATAAGATGAGTGAATAAAAACGGTCCGAATCTGTGTGAAAACCCGAGAGCGACGCTTCCTGGAAGTCCTCCCTGAGCCTCCTCCCGCTGTCGCAGCAAttagcccctcctcctccaacattCCCGGGAACGTTTACTAGCACCAGTGCagcacaggtgcacacacacacacacacacacacacacacacacacacacacacacacctgtctcctGATGTCCTCCCTTATTACAACATTATTACAATTTTCATTGGTTTTAGGACATGTCTTCACCCGCTGGAGGACATCCAGCTGCATGCAGATGTGGGTGGACTggttataccccccccccccccccccccccgctggggGAGCACCGTcgtggtcacgtgaccaacGTCCTGTGACGACAGCGTCCACCAGTTGCCATGAGGACCCAGCACAGGTGACGTCCTCCTGTAGCTTAGCAACAGGTGGCGCTTCAGGGGttaaaatgttttcctgtttagATTCGTGCGCTGGGGGTGAGTCACCTGTGGTTGAGTCACCTGTGGGTGAGTCACCTGTGGCAGCGCATTTATTCAGGCAGCTTTTTAAGAGCCCCAAACTCACAAAGGTAGTTtgtagccccgccccccgccccgccccatCAGGAGCTGCCCCTCCCACCCCGCAGTCATGCTAGTTTGTGTGTTAGCATCCTTAGCTCGCGTACGCCAGTGACGTTCACTCAGACGTGCAGGGTTTTTGCGtgaagtgttttatttcatgCAGATCAGAGCGTCACCAGTTTAAAAGACACCACAGAAGGTTCGGACAGCCTCGGATCATTGAAGGCACACAGAAAGATACAGCACGGAGTCACTGCACACACCACCGGCATCAGagcacaccagcacacacaggtgaaacacggCCGCCGCCATCATGCAGGAGGGGTGACGCAACAGCCTGAGTGGAGACTGAAGATTCCTGAGTGGAGCAACAGAAGAGGGGGGTCGGGCAGGTGAAGGTGCACCCCCGTCAGGACGCAGGTGCACGACGCGTCCTCCAGAGCGCACGCTGACGTTCTGCTGCTGAACTCTGGGAGGCACTTGAGGAACAATCGCGGCAGCAGTACCAGGTTTCACCTCCAGGTGGCGCCGCCGAGGGGCACGTTGGACGTCTCCCCGGTGCTGTTCAACCCAAAACGGCGAAACACACAATGACAAGCGAGGTGGTTCAGCCCGTCCCACAGACTCAGAGCGGACCCCAGTGTTCTGGACGGTTCTGGAGGGGCTTCAGCACCACCAGACACCTCCTGCGTTTGGACCGATGGATACTGAGCGGCGAACATGCTACTGCGGGATGCGCCGGAATCCCACATTTCAAAAggaatctttttattttctttgcatATTTTTTTGCTACTCAACAGCAGAACAGGCAGGCGTCACTACAGTTAGAACGGGTTCGAGAGGGAAAGGCGGGCGGAACCGAAGCTGCGACCCAACATGATAAACAAGAATCTTCAGCACATTCGCCACCAGAACCAAGAGCAATCTTTTTCATTTAAGCTTTAAACACCAGTTTGGTGTCATATTTATGCAGGAAAAGAGACACTTCGACACTTCAAAGCACCATTGTTGCCAGGAAACACTTTCTATTTTTCCACGATACATTCGATCAAAGATATAAAAACGGCATCGTTGGCACAgttttgcagcattttctcGTGACACTGAGAGCGTTTCGGATGCTGACAGTCAGAGATCCAGCATGCTACAGATTCAACACTGATGTGGCGCAAAATCAGGTTAGCCGCGCTTGCTAACAGGACTCAGGCTAGCGAATTTGGCACCAGCGAGGTAACGGCGTGCACAGCACCTCTGACGAGCCACTGATATGTTTGGAGGAACAAGCACACccacagaaaccacaacagcaacaacaaactgCTGATCACAGAACCGTTCAGCTGTTAGCATAGCATCGGGTGGGCCGGCCGCCCTGTCTTCAGACGCTGTTTGGGTTGTAGCAGAGcatgttcagctgcaggttttcATCCCAGTGtctgaggatgatgaagagctgGTTGGCGGCGGCCTTGATGGAGGCCAAGTCTCGGCCTTCTGGGATGTCCTGCGCGCTCAGCCACATGCTAGCCTTGGCGGCTATCATTTCCCACTCTATGAAATAACTGGCAGAGCTGTGCTCCAGCCAGGCCAGGGCCACGGCCGTGGCCCATATCATGCTCTCTGGGTCCAGCATCCTCTTCCCCGGGCAGCTGGGTGACGCTATTTCTGACCCACCTGATCCAGAGCTCCCCCCACTGTCCGACTGCGATTGCTCCGGACTGGCTGACCAGGAAAAACCGGAGTCTGCTCTCCAGAGACTCTTGGACAGATGAGACGGGCTGTGGACGTTGGCAGCAGGTTCTGCGGGCTGCTGACAGAACTCTGGCGCCTCCTGCCTGTCGTCGCCGGCGTCGGCCCGGCGGCTGCTGGACTGGGACACGTGGCCCAGGCTGGAGCGGTGGCTGCTGAAGGGGGACGTCCACTTCAGCTTGTCCATGGGGACACTAATGGTTTCGCACAGGGCTGCGTCGAGGGGAAAGGCACCGCTAGCCAACTGcagcaacacctgcagaaccaaACGAGAGACACTTAGCTTCCTGTTGTGAATACACAACCTGGCCCCTCATGGTGCTGTTGCACGTGAGCGCGACCATTTGGAGAAGAAGAGAGTACTTCTGCAGTCAAGGGCTGTTAGCAACGCGGCTAATTATGTCATGTGCACATTCTGTCCTGGTAACAATTGTTCCTCGTCTGTCTGGCTAACGCTAACAGGCCGCTGCCAGGGTGCTCTGGGCTTTGGAGACGTGAACCCACCAGTGGAATGTAGTCTTTGTTCTCATTCTCGCTCTCTCCCATCGAATCGCCCGACTTGCTGTGAGAGCGACACATGAATCCTTTGGCGGCGCGGGTCAAAAGACGGGTCCTGCTGAGGGCGAGCCTTTCAGGGACGACAGAGCGGTTAAATCACACGGGAGGCGGAGTCAGACCGGAGAGCCAATCAGGACGCGCCAGAGACCCAAACATGACGGTTTCTAGTCTCTGGGAAGGACTCCAACAGGTCCAGCCCAGCCCCCCGTCAACATGGTTCATTTGTATGCAATGATTAGCATCACGTTAGCGACGCCGCTGCCGCTCCGGCAgatgagaacaaagaaaagtctcTTTTCAGCGGCGCCACAGTTAGCAAACATCTATGTGGGCGGGCAGAATCCAAACACCCACCTGGCAGAAAATAGGCTCTCCAGCGACTTCTGTGAttggtcagaggtcacagacgGGCTCCTCGGGGAGACTGGGCGCCATGGAAACGGAGACAGTTAGAAAGGCTGGTCTTTCAGCCTGGCTGATGCAGGTAACATGAAACGTTCTGGAGTGATTTTGATTCTTTTGTTCATTTCactgcatcacttcctgtttagacgCAGCTCCAAAGATTTACGGACCAAATCTCCGGGTGTGGACGGAAGTCCGAGAACCCCAGGATGTGAGTGCGTCGCCTTACCTCCGGGGGCGGTGCGTTCACTTACCCTCCATGAAGCCGCATCGCTCCCAGCCGCTGGAGGAGGGGGTGCTGCACGGCGAGGCGCCATCGTCTCCATCTGTCAACGACAGGGATTCACGTCAGGCGCCGCCTGTTGCTATGGCGAGAAGCTGCCCTGAGCTTCCTGTCTTCAAGAGTCCCTGCTGAGGAGGCTGAAACGCTCCAGCCAACCCAGACCTGCTCTAGTCCCGGTTCCGCTCTCATACGTGTGCTAGCTCCACCCTAAACGCCATCAATGACCACGCCAGGCTGATGTTCTGGGCCCTGAAAGGTGTCTCCTTACTGTTGGGCAGCAGGGTGTCTTCGGCCTCCTCGGACATGCCGCTGGACTGGGAGCGTCCCAGTCCGATGGAGTAGCCTCGGTTCTTCCTGCTCCCGGTTCGAGAGCTGGGGTGAGAGCTTCTCTTCAGGCCGTCATCTGAAAACAACGGTTGTGGCGTCTTTAGGTTGACAGGAACCGAAGCATTAACGCAGTTCTACGTTCAACAACAGCCTGCCCAGTTTACACCTGCTGGGAGCACTGGGGAGGTTCTGGCTGCCCTCACACGTTTACAGGAGTATAAATATAAACAGGAAGTTCTCTCCATTAAATCCACTCAACTCACGGGGGCTGATGTACACGACGCTTGTGGGCAAATACTCGTTGGTGTCCAGGTCGACGGGGATGAACGCTGTGTATTTGCTCTGGATGTTACAGGCTTTACTGGTCTGGACAGCATAAAGCTGGTACTTCCTCCCCAAACCTGAGAACCATCAAACATGAATCAATGTACAGAACATCTCAGAATATATCAGTGGACCCAGTAGACCCAGGACACCCAGTAGACCCAGGAGACCCAGCACACCCAGGAGACCCAGTAGACCCAGCACACCCAGGAGACCCAGCACACCCAGTAGACCCAGGAGACCCAGTAGACCCAGGAGACCCAGCACACCCAGCACACCCGGTAGACCCAGCAGACCCAGGAGACCCAGCACACCCAGGAGACAAGTAGACCCAGGAGACCCAGCACACCCAGGAGACCCAGTAGACCCAGCACACCCAGGAGACCCAGCACACCCAGGAGACAAGTAGACCCAGGAGACCCAGCACACCCAGGCTCTAGCtctaccccctctgtcccagtataaccagttattgacctcctctgtcccagtaaaaaCTCACCGTGCTCGATCTCACACTCCTTTTCTGCCATGTGTTCGAAGTCGTGTATGATGGACCGTCCGGCCAGGTAGTGGAAGGTCTCGTTCCACAGTTCCTCGTGAACCTTCTCCTCACGCTCGCGGCCGCTCAGGAAGGGTCTGATATCAAACAGCACTTCCCACTTGGCTGGTTTTCCACACAAGAGCCCAGAAACCACGACCTTACAGTCACCTTTGGGCTGGTCTGCTCCCAGATCTGACCTGAGGGCCTCTTGTGGGGTTTCTGCCTGGCAGACCTGGTGCCCATAAcaatctgaaacacacacatggaggCCCTGAAGCGTCTTCCGCTGGAGGGGACTggtccctctggacccttgAACAGCTCTATGTTGGATGTGGTGAAGTGCCCTGTAGGGTAGTCCTCAGTCTGTGGTCTCACCTGAATCGGCAGTACTGCCCAACGATGGGCTGTCAGTGGACGACCTGGACCCGTCGTCCCCGCAGCGAGTAGCATGTGGAGCATTGATGGTCTGAGGGACTTCCTGAGGCGGATGGACACGATGGTCGGAATCTTCGGATTCCTGCTGCGGAATCGGCTCCTGCTGAGAGAAGGGCCTGGTCCCGCCCAGGGGGGGCCCTCTGGACGATGCGGCACACAGACTCGCCAACTGCGGCTGAACGCAACAAAAGGGATCAATGGGATCAACGCCAGTGCTGGTAAACCCGCCGGTAGTCCTGGTAGTCTTACTTGGTAGTCTTTCCTCCACTGTGCTTCATGTTCTGGGCCCATCTGACCGATCAGCTCCTGGGCTTTGGTTCGCCGCAGTGGATTTTTTGTCATGGCTGCACTGGGGTCACTGGGAGTGTAGACCTTCGTTGCTGGGTTGTAGTCCGTTATCTGGTTGGTGCTGTAGGCGCGGCGTCGGGGAGATGTCTTACAGTCCAAATCTGCAATTCATTCATGAAGATCGACGTTATCGTGCCAGAGTGACccacagaaggagagagggcGTAACGGACGACCCAGCCGGACCCAGTCTACCTGATGGATCTGCGTCTCTGCTCACGGGACTGCTGTCCATCATGGAGTCGTACGGAGGGCCGGCGAGGACGTCTCTGTGGGAGGCCAGAGTGTCGGCGCCCGTCTTCTGCGGGTCCTCCTCTTGTGAGTGATAAAAAACGGAGCTGGCTGACTCGAGGGAGCGCATCATGCTGTAtctcctcctcttgtcctgtCAAGAGTCCCACCTTGATGCCATCAACGCTGCGTCCAGCCCGTTGGCAGGACGAACAAAAAGACGTGACGATGTCACTCACCGATTTGGGGTTGGCGTGGTAACGGTTGGTGTCACACACCACACTGTAGCCAATCAGGCTGTCTCCTGGAAACAGGAAGGTGTTGCCcacaggagacagcagcacttCCTCGGCCTCAGGGAAAAGCCATTCGATGGAAATGTCGCTGAGCACTGCCGACATGGTCTTCTTCAGGGACTTTAACATCTGTGGGGTCAAAAGAGTAAATAAATACCCAGACGGGTGCAGCATCTGCCATCTGGGACATGAGCTCTTCAAAGGTCCCCACAGAATCAGTCATGTGACTCAGTGGTACGAAGAAATGCTGCCTGTGAGGAACCAAAGAAGAGGAGAACCTTCGGCTGCAGCCTTTCACCGTCCGCCAGGAACTCCGCCGTCCCTTTGGAAACTGTTGCTAatgcctccaccagcctcctgcaggctgtctgtCCAATACTGAATGTGAAACacctgcgcgcacacacacacacacacacacacaccacacacacacacacacagaatgagcTCCTCTCCACAGCATCAACTCCATTACACTTGGATGTAATCAAGTTTTTATCTGTTCTCATCATCATGCTTCCATTTGCTTTAGAGGGTTGTTGTTTGAGCACAAGCTCAAAGAAACATCTACAGATCTAATCTGGGGCTCAGAATCAGAATGATTGCAATTGATCTTTTCAGAGTGAAGATTTAAGTCATTCGATGCACCAATAatcaatgatgtcatcagaacGTGCCACGTCCTGGCTCATCTGAGCGGCAGCCTGCTGGTGTGTCAGATCAGGCGGGTAACAACCAGGACGTGTTGAACCGGTTCCGCTCTGGGAAACTAATGCAATCATCTGGGCTGTCCATCCAGTAAAGGAGCAAAGACAAATGTCAGTTATTTCCCgggagaccaggaggaggaTTTGCTGCGTGATCCTCAGCCAAGCTGGGAACCAAAATGATTTCCCTGTTAGctgaggttctgctgctccaggcgCTCGCAGCCATTGTGAGCGGTTGTTTGTGCCGGCACTCACGTCACCAGGCTCAAacctgacaacaacaacaacaacacgttTCCGTGTGCAGATTTCATTAGCAGAGGCTCACGGCTCCAGGCGACGTGCTCAGGCCTCCACCGTCCCGGGACGAGCTAATCTGCTGTTAGAGCTGCGGTGACGGATGGAGGGTCTTTCAAAAACGGCACAAATCTTTTGTTTTTGAAGATGAATTTCCATTTGAAGTGACATTTATTTCCACCATCAACTACCGCAGTACCGGGTCAGAGCCAAGGTTAGGGGCGAGCGCCCCCTACTCGCCTGATGTAGCGCGCGTGTCCACGGACCAGCTGGA is part of the Takifugu flavidus isolate HTHZ2018 chromosome 8, ASM371156v2, whole genome shotgun sequence genome and encodes:
- the mul1b gene encoding LOW QUALITY PROTEIN: mitochondrial ubiquitin ligase activator of NFKB 1 (The sequence of the model RefSeq protein was modified relative to this genomic sequence to represent the inferred CDS: deleted 1 base in 1 codon), whose translation is MDPGGKPSTAQMLVLASSSALTALFYSIYRKRATTVARLKEAKKVSIDQDLKALLCEAPGRCVPYAVVEGVVRSVKETLNSQFVENCRGVVERLTLKEEKMVWNRTTHIWNSTEKIIHQRTNTVPFVLASHDDDVTASVRVLRPLEASELDLETTYENFHPSAQSLSSAIGHFLSGERPKGIHERRGDAARVGDSVTGVGELVLDNNLVKLQPPKQGLCYFLTRLDYDGLLRKQSGSLRLWQVLTALVGVAACSTLLYILWRRYRHHRRSRKERLLLEAFAREQQQPVRELDVDESRLAPNICSICLSRPRSCVFLECGHVCACVRCCDALPAPKLCPICRAPIDRVVTLYNS
- the vwa5b1 gene encoding von Willebrand factor A domain-containing protein 5B1 isoform X1, producing MPGLMNKENRSALPLSVSDITSCVRGYTLAMTASLTYENIEDHAIEGIFIYPLEENSIVVGFESMISSQIITLQIKDKSKIEDCFLDCCHASNGVLQGVNGHIVMDEDLERTVLVVNLGIIPPMETVHVLVSTSSELCTLSSGGISVCSPPACTPRVQRTINEEQGLSPNFSRTRPSGVLSPHEQTPSSPQLWLSSLLEEETINSMDYEFNFQLEIRAPYLLAGVESPSHAIRADADPLARSATSVVITLADKYTYDCPVRILIYPSEPHLPHVLIENGDMTLDEYDEYLHGRSDFIKATKKDSSNARKVEVIRRRLHKDILHHPVVMLNFCPDLKSVSSDLRKVHGEFIFLIDRSGSMSGVNINRVKDAMVVMLKSLMPGCFFNIVGFGSTYKSLFSTSQSYDEVTMPSPVVTVQTLHQLSENLVNLFPAEQEALTLACEYVRKVRADMGGTNILDPLSWILRQPMIRGHPRLLFLLTDGAISNTGRVIQLVRGHARYIRCFTFSIGQTACRRLVEALATVSKGTAEFLADGERLQPKMLKSLKKTMSAVLSDISIEWLFPEAEEVLLSPVGNTFLFPGDSLIGYSVVCDTNRYHANPKSDKRRRYSMMRSLESASSVFYHSQEEDPQKTGADTLASHRDVLAGPPYDSMMDSSPVSRDADPSDLDCKTSPRRRAYSTNQITDYNPATKVYTPSDPSAAMTKNPLRRTKAQELIGQMGPEHEAQWRKDYQPQLASLCAASSRGPPLGGTRPFSQQEPIPQQESEDSDHRVHPPQEVPQTINAPHATRCGDDGSRSSTDSPSLGSTADSDCYGHQVCQAETPQEALRSDLGADQPKGDCKVVVSGLLCGKPAKWEVLFDIRPFLSGREREEKVHEELWNETFHYLAGRSIIHDFEHMAEKECEIEHGLGRKYQLYAVQTSKACNIQSKYTAFIPVDLDTNEYLPTSVVYISPHDGLKRSSHPSSRTGSRKNRGYSIGLGRSQSSGMSEEAEDTLLPNNGDDGASPCSTPSSSGWERCGFMEVSPRSPSVTSDQSQKSLESLFSARLALSRTRLLTRAAKGFMCRSHSKSGDSMGESENENKDYIPLVLLQLASGAFPLDAALCETISVPMDKLKWTSPFSSHRSSLGHVSQSSSRRADAGDDRQEAPEFCQQPAEPAANVHSPSHLSKSLWRADSGFSWSASPEQSQSDSGGSSGSGGSEIASPSCPGKRMLDPESMIWATAVALAWLEHSSASYFIEWEMIAAKASMWLSAQDIPEGRDLASIKAAANQLFIILRHWDENLQLNMLCYNPNSV
- the vwa5b1 gene encoding von Willebrand factor A domain-containing protein 5B1 isoform X2, producing MPGLMNKENRSALPLSVSDITSCVRGYTLAMTASLTYENIEDHAIEGIFIYPLEENSIVVGFESMISSQIITLQIKDKSKIEDCFLDCCHASNGVLQGVNGHIVMDEDLERTVLVVNLGIIPPMETVHVLVSTSSELCTLSSGGISVCSPPACTPRVQRTINEEQGLSPNFSRTRPSGVLSPHEQTPSSPQLWLSSLLEEETINSMDYEFNFQLEIRAPYLLAGVESPSHAIRADADPLARSATSVVITLADKYTYDCPVRILIYPSEPHLPHVLIENGDMTLDEYDEYLHGRSDFIKATKKDSSNARKVEVIRRRLHKDILHHPVVMLNFCPDLKSVSSDLRKVHGEFIFLIDRSGSMSGVNINRVKDAMVVMLKSLMPGCFFNIVGFGSTYKSLFSTSQSYDEEALTLACEYVRKVRADMGGTNILDPLSWILRQPMIRGHPRLLFLLTDGAISNTGRVIQLVRGHARYIRCFTFSIGQTACRRLVEALATVSKGTAEFLADGERLQPKMLKSLKKTMSAVLSDISIEWLFPEAEEVLLSPVGNTFLFPGDSLIGYSVVCDTNRYHANPKSDKRRRYSMMRSLESASSVFYHSQEEDPQKTGADTLASHRDVLAGPPYDSMMDSSPVSRDADPSDLDCKTSPRRRAYSTNQITDYNPATKVYTPSDPSAAMTKNPLRRTKAQELIGQMGPEHEAQWRKDYQPQLASLCAASSRGPPLGGTRPFSQQEPIPQQESEDSDHRVHPPQEVPQTINAPHATRCGDDGSRSSTDSPSLGSTADSDCYGHQVCQAETPQEALRSDLGADQPKGDCKVVVSGLLCGKPAKWEVLFDIRPFLSGREREEKVHEELWNETFHYLAGRSIIHDFEHMAEKECEIEHGLGRKYQLYAVQTSKACNIQSKYTAFIPVDLDTNEYLPTSVVYISPHDGLKRSSHPSSRTGSRKNRGYSIGLGRSQSSGMSEEAEDTLLPNNGDDGASPCSTPSSSGWERCGFMEVSPRSPSVTSDQSQKSLESLFSARLALSRTRLLTRAAKGFMCRSHSKSGDSMGESENENKDYIPLVLLQLASGAFPLDAALCETISVPMDKLKWTSPFSSHRSSLGHVSQSSSRRADAGDDRQEAPEFCQQPAEPAANVHSPSHLSKSLWRADSGFSWSASPEQSQSDSGGSSGSGGSEIASPSCPGKRMLDPESMIWATAVALAWLEHSSASYFIEWEMIAAKASMWLSAQDIPEGRDLASIKAAANQLFIILRHWDENLQLNMLCYNPNSV